A window of the Bradyrhizobium ottawaense genome harbors these coding sequences:
- a CDS encoding DUF2336 domain-containing protein, giving the protein MIVRQFISWIRTAPAGERAEATRSLARAWLISDLSEDDRTAAEGALLMLLDDPSPLVRQSMAEVFARSSEAPAAIVQALSLDQTSIALPILEHSPLLIDADLVDIVATGNGEMQCAIARRINLPPSVSAAIAEVGSAAAALELIENAYAELAPFSWDRIVERHGHLAAIRESMLVLEGLPAATRLALVAKLSDTLAQFVVARNWLSPDRAGRVASEARERSTVNIAARSGGEDMQGLVRHLRATGQLTAGLILRALLSGNLELFDSALAELSDLPLARVSALLHDRGSASLQALLIRAGFPESTFAAFRVALEVSHETGYVDTLGGAARLRRSMVERVLTHCETDRQAAEPLLILLRRFATESAREEARMFCDELVAEDANGHDLIAA; this is encoded by the coding sequence ATGATCGTTCGGCAGTTCATCAGTTGGATACGTACCGCTCCGGCAGGCGAGCGGGCAGAGGCGACGCGGTCTTTGGCGCGGGCCTGGTTGATTTCAGATCTTTCCGAGGACGATCGCACCGCAGCCGAAGGCGCGCTGCTGATGCTGCTCGACGATCCGTCGCCGCTGGTTCGCCAGTCGATGGCGGAAGTGTTCGCGCGCAGCTCGGAAGCTCCGGCCGCCATCGTGCAGGCACTGTCGCTCGACCAGACGTCGATCGCGCTGCCTATTCTCGAACACTCTCCGCTTCTGATCGACGCCGACCTCGTCGACATCGTCGCGACCGGCAATGGCGAGATGCAATGCGCCATCGCCCGCCGCATCAATCTGCCGCCGTCTGTGTCGGCTGCGATTGCCGAAGTAGGTTCCGCGGCTGCAGCGCTCGAATTGATCGAAAACGCCTATGCGGAACTGGCGCCGTTTTCCTGGGACCGCATCGTCGAGCGTCACGGCCATCTCGCCGCGATCCGGGAATCGATGCTGGTGCTGGAAGGCCTGCCCGCCGCCACGCGGCTGGCACTGGTCGCAAAACTCTCGGACACGCTGGCGCAATTCGTCGTGGCGCGTAACTGGCTCAGTCCGGACCGGGCAGGGCGGGTGGCGAGCGAAGCCCGCGAACGTTCGACCGTCAACATCGCGGCGCGTTCGGGCGGCGAGGACATGCAGGGGCTGGTGCGGCACCTGCGCGCCACCGGGCAACTGACCGCCGGCCTGATCCTGCGGGCGCTGCTGTCGGGTAATCTCGAACTGTTCGATTCAGCGCTCGCCGAATTGTCCGATCTGCCGCTGGCCCGCGTCTCGGCGTTGCTGCATGACCGCGGCAGCGCCAGCCTGCAGGCACTGCTGATCCGCGCCGGTTTTCCCGAATCCACTTTCGCTGCGTTCCGCGTCGCGCTCGAGGTCAGTCACGAAACCGGATATGTCGACACCCTTGGCGGCGCGGCAAGATTGCGCCGGAGCATGGTCGAGCGTGTGCTGACCCATTGCGAAACCGATCGCCAGGCCGCCGAACCTTTGTTGATCCTGCTGCGGCGCTTCGCCACCGAGTCGGCGCGCGAGGAAGCCCGCATGTTCTGCGACGAACTGGTCGCCGAAGATGCCAACGGGCATGACCTGATCGCGGCGTAG
- a CDS encoding cytochrome C oxidase subunit II, producing MTSEVDHGIGEAVAARIERRWATLSIVIVGVLVGTATYIGIHQATMPQGHVETADPKTLHLSGEFVESNLGSAVEADGSVTVRAIGQQYSFTPQCVVVPSETPIKFRATSADVVHGLLIEGTNINIMLVPGYVSDLPVRFKAPGDHVMPCQEFCGIGHQGMWGKVKVVDKTAFLNLMASKRRLTCVD from the coding sequence ATGACGTCAGAGGTGGACCATGGCATCGGTGAAGCGGTCGCCGCCCGCATCGAGCGGCGATGGGCGACGCTGTCGATCGTGATCGTCGGTGTGCTGGTCGGCACGGCGACGTACATCGGCATCCATCAGGCGACGATGCCGCAAGGCCACGTCGAAACCGCCGATCCCAAAACGCTGCATCTTTCCGGCGAGTTCGTCGAAAGCAATCTCGGCAGTGCAGTCGAGGCCGACGGCTCCGTCACGGTGCGCGCGATCGGGCAGCAATATTCCTTTACGCCGCAATGCGTCGTGGTGCCTTCGGAGACCCCGATCAAGTTCCGCGCCACCAGCGCAGATGTGGTGCATGGCCTTTTGATCGAGGGCACCAACATCAACATCATGCTGGTCCCGGGCTATGTCTCCGACCTGCCGGTGCGCTTCAAGGCGCCGGGGGATCACGTGATGCCGTGCCAGGAATTCTGCGGCATCGGGCATCAGGGCATGTGGGGCAAGGTCAAGGTGGTCGACAAGACCGCATTCCTCAACCTGATGGCGTCGAAGCGGAGGCTGACCTGTGTTGACTAA
- the hisI gene encoding phosphoribosyl-AMP cyclohydrolase, which yields MSTSADTRDTDTRDREEGLAFQPKFDASGLLTCVATDAVTGDVLMVAHMNDEALRKTVASGEAWYYSRSRQALWRKGESSGHTQRVVEMRMDCDQDAIWIRVEQHGAACHTGRHSCFYRKIDAADGDTRLSFVDADRQFDPTKVYRK from the coding sequence GTGTCCACTTCTGCCGATACCCGAGATACTGATACCCGAGACCGCGAGGAAGGGCTGGCGTTCCAGCCCAAATTCGACGCGTCCGGTCTTCTGACCTGCGTGGCGACCGATGCCGTGACCGGCGATGTGCTGATGGTCGCGCACATGAACGACGAGGCGCTGCGCAAGACGGTCGCGAGCGGCGAGGCCTGGTACTACAGCCGTTCGCGCCAGGCGCTGTGGCGCAAGGGCGAAAGCTCCGGACACACCCAGCGCGTGGTCGAGATGCGAATGGATTGCGATCAGGACGCGATCTGGATTCGCGTCGAGCAGCATGGTGCGGCGTGCCACACCGGGCGGCATTCCTGCTTCTATCGCAAGATCGATGCTGCCGATGGCGACACGCGGTTGTCATTTGTCGATGCAGATCGTCAGTTCGATCCGACGAAGGTCTATCGCAAATAG
- the folE gene encoding GTP cyclohydrolase I FolE, whose product MDALIKSLRPGKGSDIKAPDVAPDTRPAELDPSEFLAAAVRADQPRPSRAEAEQAVHTLLNYIGENPAREGLLDTPRRVVEAFDELYQGYHQCPAEVLDRTFGETAGYDDFVLIRDIEFTSQCEHHMMPFYGKAHIAYTPVERVVGLSKLARLTDIFARRLQTQEHLTAQIAAAVDEILKPRGVAVVIEAEHTCMSVRGVAKHGATTFTSRYTGMFRDNPAEQARFLSMVRGLR is encoded by the coding sequence ATGGACGCGCTGATCAAATCCCTCCGCCCCGGCAAGGGCTCCGACATCAAGGCGCCCGATGTGGCGCCGGACACCCGCCCCGCGGAGCTCGACCCCTCCGAATTCCTGGCCGCCGCCGTCCGTGCCGACCAGCCGCGCCCGTCGCGTGCCGAGGCCGAGCAGGCGGTGCATACGCTGCTGAACTATATCGGCGAGAATCCCGCCCGTGAGGGGTTGCTGGATACCCCGCGCCGGGTGGTCGAGGCCTTCGACGAACTCTATCAGGGCTACCACCAGTGCCCGGCCGAAGTGCTCGACCGCACCTTTGGCGAGACCGCGGGCTATGACGATTTCGTCCTGATCCGCGATATCGAATTCACCTCGCAATGCGAGCATCACATGATGCCGTTCTACGGCAAGGCGCATATCGCCTATACGCCGGTCGAACGCGTGGTGGGCTTGTCGAAGCTGGCGCGGCTGACCGATATCTTTGCGCGCCGCCTGCAGACCCAGGAACATCTCACCGCGCAGATTGCGGCCGCCGTCGATGAAATTCTCAAACCGCGCGGCGTTGCGGTCGTGATCGAGGCGGAGCATACCTGCATGTCGGTGCGCGGCGTCGCCAAGCACGGTGCGACGACGTTCACCAGCCGCTATACCGGCATGTTCCGCGACAATCCGGCGGAGCAGGCCCGTTTCCTGTCCATGGTGCGAGGGCTGCGCTGA
- a CDS encoding NAD kinase, with amino-acid sequence MSASAAGNWKPEKRLRPTGKSLSRLTRPPFRAIGQIATAIARFRFTFECYIEAAPKLKSTRLMASPKRYDRIAFVASASTEAQAALEQLTDIYGNHNADDADVVVALGGDGLMLQTLHAHMRSNKPIYGMHRGTVGFLMNEFTTHDLHTRLAAARESLINPLLMRATDVHGTVHLHHAINEVAMFRQTYQAARLRILIDEHERMAELIADGILVATPAGSTAYNLSAQGPILPINAALLALTPISAFRPRRWRGALLPNTAFVVIEVLEGDKRPVAAVADHDEVRDVRRVEVLSDKTISMRMLFDPGHSLEERILREQFGH; translated from the coding sequence ATGTCGGCATCCGCCGCCGGCAATTGGAAGCCCGAGAAACGTCTCAGGCCAACAGGCAAGAGCCTGTCTCGGTTAACTAGACCTCCGTTTAGGGCAATCGGACAGATCGCCACAGCGATCGCCCGGTTTCGTTTCACCTTCGAATGCTATATCGAGGCTGCACCGAAGCTTAAGAGTACGCGTCTCATGGCCAGCCCCAAGCGATATGACCGGATTGCGTTCGTTGCGAGCGCCAGCACGGAAGCGCAGGCGGCGCTGGAGCAACTGACCGATATCTACGGCAATCACAATGCCGACGATGCCGACGTCGTGGTCGCGCTCGGCGGCGACGGCTTGATGCTGCAGACGCTGCACGCCCACATGCGCTCCAACAAGCCGATCTACGGCATGCATCGCGGCACCGTCGGCTTCCTGATGAACGAATTCACGACGCACGACCTGCATACGCGCCTCGCGGCGGCGCGGGAATCGCTGATCAACCCGCTGTTGATGCGGGCCACCGACGTCCACGGCACGGTGCATCTGCATCATGCCATCAACGAAGTCGCGATGTTTCGCCAGACCTATCAGGCAGCGCGCCTGCGCATCCTGATCGACGAGCACGAACGCATGGCGGAGTTGATCGCCGACGGCATCCTGGTGGCGACGCCGGCGGGCTCCACCGCCTACAATCTGTCCGCCCAGGGACCGATCCTGCCGATCAACGCGGCGCTGCTGGCGCTGACCCCGATCAGCGCGTTCCGGCCGCGGCGCTGGCGCGGCGCCCTGCTCCCCAACACCGCCTTCGTGGTGATCGAGGTGCTCGAGGGCGATAAGCGCCCGGTGGCGGCGGTGGCCGACCATGACGAGGTGCGCGACGTCCGCCGCGTCGAGGTGCTGTCCGACAAGACAATTTCGATGCGGATGCTGTTCGACCCCGGCCACAGCCTCGAGGAACGCATCCTGCGCGAGCAGTTCGGGCATTAG
- a CDS encoding c-type cytochrome, with translation MLLLIGSMQASAQDAALLQKGEYLARAGDCIACHTAREGKTFAGGLPMKTPFGTLYTSNITPDPQTGIGMWTSDQFFQMMHNGRFPDGGLVYPAMPFASYTKVTREDSDAIYAYLRSIPPVKQRNREHDLKFPFNNRSLILGWRTLFFTEGEFKPDPTKSADWNRGAYLVEGLGHCGMCHTAINALGGSSDSQAFEGGLIPMQNWYAPSLTSNKEAGLGDWSLEEISDYLRKGVSSRGAVYGPMAEVVYNSLQYLNDDDTRAMAVYLKSLTQGTSPEKPSQPLPSAESSLLLSLGKQIYDRECASCHGTVGLGMPPHYPPLAGNQSIQMVSAVNAIRMVLNGGYPPGTSGNPMPYGMPPFAHRLSDDEVAAVVTYIRTSWGNRGEPVSARQANELRAATLN, from the coding sequence ATGTTGCTGCTGATCGGCTCTATGCAGGCAAGCGCACAGGATGCGGCGCTGTTGCAAAAGGGCGAATACCTCGCGCGCGCCGGCGACTGCATTGCCTGCCACACCGCCCGCGAAGGCAAGACTTTTGCCGGCGGTCTGCCGATGAAGACGCCGTTCGGCACGCTCTACACCTCGAACATCACGCCCGATCCGCAAACCGGGATCGGCATGTGGACGTCCGACCAGTTCTTCCAGATGATGCACAACGGACGCTTCCCCGACGGCGGGCTGGTCTATCCGGCGATGCCGTTTGCGTCCTACACCAAGGTGACGCGCGAAGACAGCGACGCGATCTACGCTTATCTGCGCTCGATTCCGCCGGTGAAGCAGCGCAACCGCGAACACGACCTGAAATTCCCCTTCAACAACCGCTCGCTGATCCTCGGATGGCGCACGCTGTTCTTCACGGAGGGCGAGTTCAAACCCGATCCGACCAAGTCGGCGGACTGGAACCGGGGCGCCTATCTGGTCGAAGGGCTCGGCCATTGCGGCATGTGCCACACCGCGATCAATGCGCTCGGCGGCAGTTCGGACTCGCAGGCCTTCGAGGGCGGATTGATTCCGATGCAGAACTGGTACGCGCCCTCGCTGACGTCGAACAAGGAAGCCGGCCTCGGCGACTGGAGCCTTGAGGAGATCTCCGACTATCTGCGCAAGGGTGTCTCGAGCCGCGGCGCGGTCTACGGGCCGATGGCGGAAGTCGTCTACAACAGCCTGCAATATCTCAACGACGACGATACCCGCGCGATGGCGGTCTATCTGAAGAGCCTCACGCAGGGGACATCGCCGGAGAAGCCGTCGCAGCCGCTGCCATCGGCGGAGAGCAGCCTGCTGCTCAGCCTGGGCAAGCAGATCTACGACCGCGAGTGCGCCAGTTGCCACGGCACGGTGGGGCTCGGCATGCCGCCGCATTATCCGCCGCTGGCCGGCAACCAGTCGATCCAGATGGTTTCCGCCGTCAACGCGATCCGGATGGTGCTCAATGGCGGCTATCCGCCCGGCACGTCGGGCAATCCGATGCCCTACGGCATGCCGCCGTTCGCGCACCGGCTGTCCGACGACGAGGTCGCGGCTGTCGTGACCTATATCCGCACCTCCTGGGGTAATCGCGGCGAGCCGGTCTCGGCGCGGCAGGCCAATGAACTTCGCGCGGCAACGCTGAACTGA
- a CDS encoding transglycosylase SLT domain-containing protein → MSVDTINATAAAGVDPTRVKIAGSIKQAASTTGASFEYLLTTAKMESNFNPKASASTSSARGLFQFIDQTWLGTVKEAGSQLGYGKFADAITKNPSGSYSVSDPSDRAAVMKLRDDPDAASSMAGVLTQSNSFKLTGKIGRRPTDAELYMAHFMGVGGAGKLISSAEDNPNANAAQMFPNAAAANRSIFYDRSGSARSVSQVYSVLTSRYASAASSPATQTAMAAVGGDIKRGVAVASAAPSVSMDTAAYLSSFPDSRTVTPVAATSSTDLKTASAQPQPIFRSLFQAGDRAEPISPAVQELWGSGSSLTSVSVASSAATTSLSGQTPEVRAPGRLDLFSDRNGTFS, encoded by the coding sequence ATGTCGGTCGACACAATAAACGCCACGGCTGCGGCAGGTGTTGATCCCACGCGCGTGAAGATCGCGGGCTCGATCAAGCAGGCCGCCTCGACCACCGGCGCCAGCTTCGAATACCTGCTCACCACCGCGAAGATGGAATCCAACTTCAATCCGAAGGCATCCGCCTCGACCTCGTCGGCGCGGGGGCTGTTTCAATTCATCGACCAGACCTGGCTCGGGACGGTGAAGGAAGCGGGCAGCCAGCTCGGCTACGGCAAATTCGCCGACGCCATCACCAAGAACCCTTCCGGCAGTTATTCGGTCAGCGATCCCTCGGATCGGGCCGCGGTAATGAAGTTGCGCGACGACCCCGATGCGGCCTCGTCGATGGCGGGGGTACTGACCCAGTCCAACAGCTTCAAGCTGACCGGCAAGATCGGGCGCCGCCCGACCGACGCCGAACTCTATATGGCGCATTTCATGGGCGTCGGCGGCGCCGGCAAACTGATATCGAGCGCCGAGGACAATCCGAACGCCAACGCCGCGCAGATGTTTCCGAACGCGGCGGCGGCCAACCGTTCGATCTTCTACGATCGCTCGGGCTCCGCCCGCAGCGTTTCCCAGGTCTATTCGGTGCTGACTTCGCGCTACGCCAGCGCCGCGAGTTCGCCGGCGACGCAGACCGCGATGGCGGCGGTCGGCGGCGACATCAAGCGCGGCGTGGCGGTTGCGAGCGCCGCACCGTCCGTGTCGATGGACACGGCCGCTTACCTCTCGAGTTTTCCGGATTCGCGCACCGTGACGCCGGTGGCCGCGACATCGTCGACCGATCTCAAGACCGCCTCGGCGCAGCCGCAGCCGATTTTCCGCTCGTTGTTCCAGGCGGGCGACCGCGCGGAGCCGATTTCACCGGCGGTTCAGGAATTGTGGGGTAGCGGTTCTTCGCTGACTTCCGTGTCGGTTGCGTCAAGCGCGGCGACGACCTCGCTGTCGGGGCAGACCCCCGAGGTCCGTGCGCCGGGCCGGCTCGATCTCTTCAGCGACCGCAACGGCACGTTTAGCTGA
- a CDS encoding b(o/a)3-type cytochrome-c oxidase subunit 1, giving the protein MLTNKRLILSHFWLAFIVFGAALVLGAWQMFVRSPLNAWNFNPEFYYRSVTAHGSAMGYVFPTLVAMGFGYAITESALEKPLVGRRWAWAGFFLVAVGAVVAMIPVSLGLASVLYTFYPPMIGNPFYYIGVVMVVVGSWIWVALMSINMAIWKRENPDKPVPLAMFANVAGSYLWGWTAVGAALEIIFQILPVALGLSATIDAGLARVFFSWTLHAIVYFWLIPTYIAYYTIFPRAIGGRLYSDAMARISFILFVVVAMPIGVHHLFADPQVGAGFKFMHSVFTGLVALPTLLTVFTICASAEIASRLRGGRGAFGWVTALPWQNPIMLATALSLVMLGFGGAGGLINMSYQLDASIHNTQWITGHFHLIFGGAIVIMYFAIAYDLWPHLTGRALESFGLMRAQLWLWFVGMIVTTFPWHYVGILGMPRRMAFYDYANPAISPQAFSVAMSAVGGFILLISGVLFLAVLVRGQWAASSEAGAYRFAVPLHMPVRIPAALNSFGLWLALMVGLTVVNYGYPIAQLMALKETNVPAVYVGASR; this is encoded by the coding sequence GTGTTGACTAACAAGCGGCTCATCCTCTCGCACTTCTGGCTCGCCTTCATCGTATTCGGCGCGGCGCTGGTGCTCGGCGCCTGGCAGATGTTCGTGCGCAGCCCGCTGAATGCCTGGAACTTCAATCCGGAATTCTATTATCGCTCGGTCACCGCGCACGGCTCGGCGATGGGTTATGTGTTCCCGACCCTGGTCGCGATGGGCTTTGGCTATGCGATCACGGAATCAGCACTGGAAAAGCCGTTGGTCGGCCGCCGCTGGGCGTGGGCGGGTTTCTTCCTCGTCGCCGTCGGCGCTGTGGTGGCGATGATCCCGGTGTCGCTCGGGCTCGCTTCGGTGCTGTACACGTTCTACCCGCCGATGATCGGCAATCCCTTCTACTACATCGGCGTCGTGATGGTCGTGGTCGGCTCATGGATATGGGTCGCGCTGATGTCGATCAACATGGCGATCTGGAAGCGCGAGAATCCGGACAAGCCGGTGCCGCTGGCGATGTTCGCCAATGTCGCGGGCTCCTATCTCTGGGGCTGGACCGCAGTTGGCGCGGCGCTCGAAATCATCTTCCAGATCTTGCCGGTCGCGCTCGGCCTGAGCGCCACCATCGACGCCGGGTTGGCGCGGGTGTTCTTTTCGTGGACGCTGCACGCGATCGTCTATTTCTGGCTGATCCCGACCTACATTGCCTATTACACGATCTTTCCGCGCGCGATCGGCGGCCGGCTCTACAGCGACGCCATGGCGCGGATTTCCTTCATCCTGTTCGTCGTCGTTGCGATGCCGATCGGCGTGCATCATCTGTTTGCCGATCCGCAGGTCGGCGCCGGATTCAAGTTCATGCATTCGGTGTTCACCGGCCTCGTCGCGCTGCCGACGCTGCTGACGGTGTTCACGATCTGCGCTTCGGCCGAGATCGCGAGCCGCCTGCGCGGCGGGCGCGGCGCGTTCGGTTGGGTGACGGCACTGCCATGGCAAAATCCGATCATGCTGGCGACCGCGCTGTCGCTGGTGATGCTCGGCTTCGGCGGCGCCGGCGGGCTGATCAACATGAGCTATCAACTCGATGCCAGCATCCACAACACGCAGTGGATCACCGGGCATTTCCACCTGATCTTCGGCGGCGCCATCGTCATCATGTATTTCGCGATCGCCTATGACCTGTGGCCGCATCTCACCGGCCGCGCGCTGGAAAGTTTTGGCCTGATGCGCGCGCAGCTCTGGCTGTGGTTCGTCGGCATGATCGTCACCACGTTTCCGTGGCACTATGTCGGCATTCTCGGCATGCCGCGCCGCATGGCGTTTTACGACTACGCCAATCCGGCGATCTCGCCGCAGGCGTTTTCGGTGGCGATGTCGGCGGTCGGCGGATTCATCCTGCTGATTTCCGGCGTGTTGTTCCTTGCCGTGCTGGTCCGTGGCCAGTGGGCCGCGAGCAGCGAGGCGGGCGCCTACCGCTTCGCCGTGCCCCTGCACATGCCGGTGCGGATCCCGGCCGCGCTGAACAGTTTTGGGCTCTGGCTGGCGCTAATGGTCGGGCTCACCGTCGTCAATTACGGCTATCCGATCGCGCAATTGATGGCGTTGAAGGAAACCAACGTGCCCGCGGTCTATGTCGGAGCCAGCCGATGA
- a CDS encoding Hpt domain-containing protein has product MAKEKPGRLEVQSFADHHVITQPNPLRKVLLRVPESDLDDPVGRAEKALAGLSSEFKNWMTIEADRLSAAHAAILREGLTDDNREELFRAAHDIKGDAATFGFASAGVAAESLCRIIEHAPDLEKVPANLIAHHINAIQAIVRERTKLDTAVMAPALSRQLRGIADEFLAYANRDRPEHLEAILAPSIIPAE; this is encoded by the coding sequence ATGGCGAAGGAAAAGCCGGGCAGACTGGAAGTCCAGTCCTTCGCCGATCATCACGTCATCACGCAGCCCAATCCGCTGCGCAAGGTTTTGCTGCGCGTTCCGGAATCCGATCTCGACGATCCCGTCGGCCGCGCCGAAAAGGCGCTCGCCGGGCTGTCCAGCGAATTCAAGAACTGGATGACCATCGAAGCCGACCGCCTTTCCGCCGCTCACGCCGCGATCCTGCGCGAAGGCCTAACCGACGACAACCGCGAAGAGCTGTTTCGTGCCGCACATGACATCAAGGGCGATGCCGCGACCTTCGGCTTCGCTTCCGCGGGCGTTGCCGCCGAGAGCCTGTGCCGCATTATCGAACACGCACCCGACCTCGAAAAGGTGCCCGCGAATCTGATCGCCCACCACATCAACGCCATTCAGGCGATTGTGCGCGAGCGTACCAAGCTCGACACGGCGGTCATGGCTCCCGCGTTGAGCCGGCAGTTGCGCGGCATCGCCGACGAATTCCTCGCTTACGCCAACCGAGACCGCCCCGAACATCTCGAAGCGATCCTGGCGCCGAGCATCATTCCGGCGGAGTGA
- a CDS encoding response regulator has protein sequence MYRIDFNKLRFLICDDNPHMRRILRTLLHSFGAREAYEAEDGATALEMYSHYVPDIVITDWSMPIFDGLELAQMIRQPESKGNPYAPIIMLTGHSEKRRVTVARDAGVTEFLAKPISAKGLYQRILNVVANPRPFIKTKTYFGPDRRRNTNNAYIGPERRIGGEVEVMQQPSLLDKARSSV, from the coding sequence ATGTATCGCATCGACTTCAACAAGCTGCGATTTCTGATCTGCGACGACAACCCGCACATGCGCCGCATCCTGCGCACGCTGCTGCATTCGTTCGGCGCGCGCGAGGCCTATGAGGCCGAGGACGGCGCCACCGCACTCGAAATGTACAGCCACTACGTTCCCGACATCGTCATCACCGACTGGTCGATGCCGATCTTCGACGGCCTCGAACTGGCGCAGATGATCCGGCAGCCGGAATCCAAGGGTAATCCCTACGCGCCGATCATCATGCTGACCGGCCATTCGGAAAAGCGCCGTGTCACGGTGGCGCGCGACGCCGGCGTCACCGAGTTTCTGGCCAAGCCAATCTCGGCCAAGGGATTGTACCAGCGCATCCTCAACGTCGTCGCCAATCCGCGCCCGTTCATCAAGACCAAAACCTATTTCGGTCCGGATCGCCGGCGCAACACCAACAACGCCTATATCGGCCCCGAGCGACGCATCGGCGGCGAGGTCGAAGTCATGCAGCAGCCGTCGTTGCTCGACAAAGCGCGATCCAGCGTCTAG
- a CDS encoding c-type cytochrome, translating into MTLRFLQIASLLVSIALPFGAARAQERAPDTMAARVLACASCHGAEGEGTSDVYFPRLAGKPAGYLYNQLVAFRDGRRKYPPMNYLLEFLPDEYLKKIAEHFASLRPPFPPPAVPTVSKEILARGESIATGGDPQHGVPACAGCHGASFGGMEPAIPGLLGLRAGYISAQLGGWRYGTRTAAAPDCMQIVAGLLTEDDVKAVAAYLSSRPAPTDPSFAKQGSLPMPLSCGSEPN; encoded by the coding sequence GTGACGCTTCGATTCCTGCAAATAGCTTCTCTCCTGGTGTCGATCGCGCTTCCGTTTGGCGCCGCACGCGCGCAGGAGCGTGCGCCCGACACCATGGCCGCGCGCGTGCTCGCCTGTGCGTCGTGTCACGGCGCCGAGGGCGAAGGCACCAGCGACGTGTATTTCCCGCGATTGGCGGGCAAGCCCGCGGGCTATCTCTACAACCAGCTGGTGGCGTTCCGCGACGGGCGGCGCAAATACCCGCCGATGAACTATCTGCTGGAATTTCTGCCCGACGAATACCTGAAGAAGATCGCCGAACATTTTGCCTCGTTGCGGCCGCCGTTTCCGCCGCCCGCCGTTCCCACCGTCAGCAAGGAAATCCTCGCGCGCGGGGAATCGATCGCGACAGGCGGCGATCCGCAGCACGGCGTGCCGGCCTGCGCGGGCTGCCACGGCGCGAGCTTCGGCGGCATGGAGCCGGCGATACCGGGTCTGCTCGGCCTGCGCGCCGGTTACATCAGCGCACAGCTCGGCGGCTGGCGTTACGGCACGCGGACCGCGGCGGCACCCGACTGCATGCAGATCGTCGCCGGCCTGCTGACCGAAGACGACGTCAAGGCGGTGGCAGCCTATCTGTCGTCGCGCCCGGCGCCGACGGACCCATCGTTCGCCAAGCAAGGCAGCCTGCCGATGCCGCTGTCCTGCGGCAGCGAGCCGAACTAA
- a CDS encoding c-type cytochrome yields MSDQPLFSSRNPWFSISVGVTAGIAVLAAIIGLIWLPLAQPDLKLSGIWDAICSAAGVPRVTSQPNSIQPDFKTSDVVMTSEMLTKPSQVSIGRGATLAQRCAICHGPQGVSDANSPNLAGQFAAVTYKELNDFKAGARVNVVMSPFAATMSNQDMLDVAAYYAYLPRVPSSNLDLKLAAPQIVTTGAPMRNIAPCGSCHGDVDNKAGSPWLGGQSAVYIKAQLQAFASGIRRNDISQQMRNIARQMTAEEIDQVARYYEAQP; encoded by the coding sequence ATGAGCGACCAGCCGCTATTCTCGTCCCGCAATCCCTGGTTCAGCATCAGCGTCGGCGTTACCGCCGGCATTGCGGTACTGGCGGCGATCATCGGCCTGATCTGGCTGCCCCTGGCGCAACCGGATTTGAAACTGAGCGGCATCTGGGACGCGATCTGCAGCGCCGCCGGCGTGCCGCGCGTCACCTCACAGCCAAATTCCATCCAGCCGGATTTCAAGACGTCTGATGTCGTGATGACTTCGGAGATGCTGACGAAGCCGAGCCAGGTCTCGATCGGCCGCGGGGCGACGCTGGCGCAGCGCTGTGCGATCTGCCACGGACCACAGGGCGTCAGCGACGCCAATTCGCCCAACCTCGCGGGCCAGTTCGCTGCGGTGACCTACAAGGAACTGAACGACTTCAAGGCCGGTGCGCGGGTCAACGTGGTCATGAGTCCGTTCGCGGCCACCATGAGCAACCAGGACATGCTCGACGTCGCGGCCTACTACGCTTATCTGCCGCGGGTGCCGTCGAGCAATCTGGACCTGAAGCTTGCGGCTCCCCAGATCGTCACGACCGGCGCGCCGATGCGCAACATCGCCCCCTGCGGCTCCTGCCATGGCGACGTCGACAACAAGGCCGGCAGTCCATGGCTCGGCGGCCAGTCGGCGGTCTATATCAAGGCGCAACTGCAGGCGTTCGCGTCGGGGATCCGGCGCAACGACATCAGCCAGCAGATGCGCAATATCGCCCGCCAGATGACGGCGGAAGAGATCGACCAGGTCGCCCGCTATTACGAGGCCCAGCCCTGA